Genomic segment of Siniperca chuatsi isolate FFG_IHB_CAS linkage group LG16, ASM2008510v1, whole genome shotgun sequence:
CCTGCAGCAAAGTCAAGTTGGATTGTCTCCACGTCCTGTATGTGGGCGCCGTGAGGTTCAGGTCGGTCAGGATCTGCTCCACCGCCCGCAGCTCCGACTCTTTGGCCTGAAGGACAGAGTTTGTACAGAAATACAATCCTAATAACtgttcctgtagcgccaccatgaggttcacatttgtggttccAAGTGAAATATCTTAAGGATGGAAATTTAGTACAGATATTCAAggttcagtttgtccaatacttttgaccaaatacctgtaaaactaaagacattcccGTCAGCCATGTGTTTATTGCTACTCAGCAagtgctagcatgctaacggCTAAACTGAGATCTggtaaatatcagcatgttagcattgtcactgtgaacatgttagcatttagctcaaagcaacgcTATGCTTAACTTCAGCCTCACAGAACCGTTAGCATGGCCGTAAACTAGGGTGACCAGGTGAGAATGGGTGGGCGTGGCCACAGTGGGCGTGGcctacagtacattacattcagtgtcaacaaacagtaaaacacgTGGAAAGTCAAAACTCAAtgctaaaatgtattatttttgttcatgACGTCAACTGTCTGTCATTAGGAAAAACAAACGCAATGACTGTGTTGTATGTAACGGTGTGTAAATCATTATCCGTTAcataaaatttattttattcattccaTCAGTCCGGTGCCTATCGCGCGTGTCAGATCACTCCTTCTCCGGGCTCCATGTCAGCGATGGATGGTTTAATTTCCCTCCGtaactgttttatttcaacaatGTCATAGCTATGCGTTGCTGTCGTGAATCGCAGCACTACTGTACACGcagtgccgctgctagccattttggtgccctaagcataattcctttattattcgCCCGCGCGAACAACCGAAACGGACCATCCggcacgggggggggggcactagactagagcaattattaaatatctttcttgttcccccttttctgttacatatacatggctaaaatgtgcctaatatttctataggctaatgaaataataccggcatttaaaaaaacatttcattaggctatttttggtgccccctcagcacttggtgccctacgcacagtgcgtgatgcgcgtggtgggagcggcggcACTGTGTACACggctaaaacaaaaaaatacaactgcCATAATTCCATAATTCATGTAGACTTGGGATTTTTAAAAGGCTACCCTGCAGTCCCTGCTGTAGCCAATGAAGAGCCAGAACCAAAAGAATGAGTTTAGTCTAATTATCAGGACAAACAGGACTGGATTCAGGATTCGGGAGGTCTGGTCACCCTACTATAGATGCTAGTCTTAGCTGTATGTCGCTGTTCTTCACAAGTTTAGACAGTAATAGCTGAAAGTCTATGGCAGAAAGTAACACTACATTCTTCTTCAATactgatcaaacaaatttaatgtCATATTGAGACAGATGGACGATATTTCATGATGCTTTTAGTTCAAGTGTCTGACACAAATCGATTTTCTCTTGcttgaaaaaagacaaaaacaaccgTAAAacgtttattttcatttttattaacaaaaatgaaaaggcCACGAATGTAGTGAAATGTTCTGAAACCAGCAAAGTTTTACAGTGAGTTCaataaaatataacttaaaGTAATTGTTTataattttgggaaatatgtccatttgttttctttaagagTGAGATCAGAAGATCAATATAAATCTCACGTCGGTCCGTCAAACTGGAGCCAcaaggcgattagcttagcataaagactggaaacacggctagcctggctctgtccaaaggtaaaacattcacctaccagcaccactaaagctcactaattaacacgttatctcgtttgtttaacgTGTACACAATCTGTATTACCCAAAATGTTACTGTTCCTTCAATTTTGTTTCTATCCCGACAACCAGGTGAACTTTGTTGTGACTTACAAGATTTCTAGGTGGCTCTTATCTCCTGGCCCTTAAGCACCTTTCATATGATCCAACCTGATTTGTTTTTGGCATCAGGATcgtttttctcatttgttgaCTCACCTTTAACGTGCTGCTGAGGATCCTGAGCAGGTGAAGCTTTTCGTTGACTTTGTCATTCTGACATCGTCTGATAAACGACGCCCTGAAGTCCCTCTGCCTGGACTGTCCAGTCGGAGACAAGCTGGCTGCCTTCAGGTGGTTGTAGAGGCTCTCCATCTCATCATGTGGCTCCTCTGGAAAGAGAAACAGGTCAGTAACTTAAAAATaatactccaccgatttagcattgcacttctataacattgtcagactcataACAGACAGGTTTCTAAAGCCACTCGAGATTGTTGAGAGTGAAGACAACAAAAGCTTCAGTACTCTGCtgcttttcagtaacacacatctaaGAAAACCATCTCCACTGCAAACCTAATGCTCACCACGATCACAGTGACTGAAGTAACGTAAGCATACTGATTGCATGGCGAATGAGGCTGCTTTTATTCAGTAATGAAACAGTCTGTCTAGTGTTAGTGGTGCTATGAACTGGTGAAATTCAACGCTGAACTATAAATCAGAACCTGCTCTGTAGACTGCTGTTAACCCCTTGTGTCAAGAATAAATTCAGCCTTAGACTGAAGCTTCATTTAGTTCAGAAACTCATAAaagatttagcattgcactcctataacaccgtcagactcatgatggacagtttttaaacaAGGATCAacatcgatgcagcagaaccagagatgccgtctttttttattctacacATTCTTCTGCCTtctcaaaacctggcgcctacattacccacaatgcaacagaCAGCTGGGTGGGAGATTGGGGGTGTGTTATGATAGttgcggctaatgtagcctggagcctgtAGCTTGCAGCTACAGAGGGCTGGTCAGCTCACtcctttctaactccacaccaacagattttcattttcaaacttgtaccGACGCttactcaagtgacatcacttgaggacatttagcAGACTTgacgcagctccctctggagacactaaaaGCTTTATACTACTTTTTTCAAATATGCAGTAGAACTCCTAAACAGCTGGAAACACAcgctgatgtgtaaaatcgttggagttcccctttaaatcaGCAGTTGTTATGGTAACCAGGTGTGGTTCCAGGTGTTTACCGTGGACgacctcctcttctctttcttctctgacacagagcagagggagggacACTTCTGTCCCCGCTTCATCTGGCCCGGGGAGGTCCAGCCAGGACAGGCATTCACTGCCCTCCGAGAgtggtcttcttcttctgtttctatTTAAAGTCCTGCCCTCCGAGCTGCTTCTGCGTCTGCTTTCACTGGTCAGTGTCGTGACCGGGATTGAGGTGCAGGATGAAGACTCACAGAGAGGCTTAAGATGGTCTCCCTGTGAGAGAGACAGTAAGTTTTTACAGACTGTGTGGGGGATTTGAATAAATGTTACCCTTCACACGTTGTTAACTCACGTTGTCAGATTCTGCTGTTTCCTGTTCAGGGTCCAGAGTACAGGAAGTCAACGCACACTCATCACCGTCCTGATCGCTGCCTTCACTGTAGCACTCTgcacacagaaagaaacaagtgatgtatgtatgtactgtatatgtaaataactgtatgcatgaagggactactaacttaattttattgtacaaccttgtgttgaataatgataaataatataGTAAATTTATagtaaaaaaggagaaagtcattaaaagttTAACTGATGGTTTTTATTTTGCCTCAGCACCCCTACTTCCCATGTTCATGGGAAGAAGAACAATTAAAAAGGTAAAGAGGAGAATATAAATATGTTCAgcatatgtatttgtgtttagttttattcCTACAAACATTATGTCTATTAGTAATTcttatattttctgtgtataGTACTGAAGCTACATCTTCCTGCTGAGTGCTGTACCGTCAGTGTTGATCAGTTCACAGGGCTTGGCCGCTTCTGACAGTTTACTGATCCACctgcaacagcaacacaacattCAAGATGATAAACAATAATGactcaacattttcaaaatacagcACAAAACAAGAAGTAGACGATACTGAGAAATAATAAAAGGAAGAACTGAATCTATTTTCGTCCCGCTCAAAGTGGGGACAAAGATTAGATAGTTAGATTAGGCAGCTtcataaaaagctttttaaagacATGATTAACAGCTGAAAGGTGCTATGGATCTAGACCACATCTAAAAGTGTTCATTAAAAAATCTGACCGCTGCTGGGACAGAAGACCTTCTGTGTAGGCAAgactttgtaattgtaatttttggCCTTTAAAATACGGAactgtttttagtttggccctTGTTCTCTTTTCTACCAGCAGAGCACAGCATAAAAGAGAAGACTAGCTAAGATTCCctgataaaaaaacataacaaagcTGATATCAAAGGATCGAAGCTTCCTCAAAAAGAATAGTCTTGGCTTGGAATAACCTCTGTtcttttctcagtttaattTACTGACACCAAGATGTTTGTAAGACTAGACAATCTCTATCTGCTGACCCTTAATTATCACTGGGaagttctcctcctccttcttcttccttctgAAATCAATAATTAACTCTTTGGTCTTCCcaacattaatttttttttttaaattgcatcaCACCAGCTGACAGATAATTCAACCTCTCTTCTGTACGGCAGGTCATTGCCGTGGTTAAGTAGACCCCCCAGGGCAGTGTCATCCGCAAACGTTTTGATTTGGTCAATGGTATAAAGTATGAATAGGGGGGGGTTAGTTAATATTATATCAGACAGTTTGCCCGACCATTGTGCTCCTCTACCTCTGGACGATTACCCACCTCATAACTCCCCACTGAAGTCAGGACAGCAGAGTCACTGCCCATCTTTTGCCGTAGGCTGAAAACTCACCTTTTCAGACTTCACTTACTTACATCTCAtttcttaaacaaacaaacaaacaaaaaagaaaaaaaaatgctaagcACTTGCACCA
This window contains:
- the LOC122863059 gene encoding interactor protein for cytohesin exchange factors 1-like, with translation MSRRRISVKDLGVVDCQGWLFRRKVGRSFLGSKWKRYWFVLTKSSLYWYTDQMAEKAEGFINLSGFTIEQAKQCRKKHAITASHPLVVTIFIAAESFTDMNKWISKLSEAAKPCELINTDECYSEGSDQDGDECALTSCTLDPEQETAESDNGDHLKPLCESSSCTSIPVTTLTSESRRRSSSEGRTLNRNRRRRPLSEGSECLSWLDLPGPDEAGTEVSLPLLCVREEREEEVVHEEPHDEMESLYNHLKAASLSPTGQSRQRDFRASFIRRCQNDKVNEKLHLLRILSSTLKAKESELRAVEQILTDLNLTAPTYRTWRQSNLTLLQEISQRSQVAGGAAELRPPEQPSAS